A part of Vulpes vulpes isolate BD-2025 chromosome 15, VulVul3, whole genome shotgun sequence genomic DNA contains:
- the RBM11 gene encoding splicing regulator RBM11 isoform X1 codes for MFPPQEEADRTVFVGNLEARVREEILYELFLQAGPLTKVTICKDREGKPKTFGFVCFKHPESVSYAIALLNGIRLYGRPINVQYRFGSSRSSEPANQSFENCIKINSHSYRNEEVAGRTSFPMQFFPINTAALPQGYFFFQKMQWPAYNPALQLPYYEMAASLPNSTAASSSLNCVPDLEAGPSSYERTHQQPSDPDLYQTNKRKRQKQTSDSDSSTENKRGNEYSQKFRKCKKKKRF; via the exons ATGTTCCCGCCTCAGGAGGAGGCCGACAGGACGGTGTTTGTGGGGAATTTAGAGGCCCGAGTTCGGGAAGAGATTCTTTACGAGCTGTTCCTTCAG GCTGGGCCATTAACCAAAGTGACTATATgcaaagacagagaaggaaaaccGAAGACTTTTGGATTTGTCTGCTTTAAACATCCTGAATCGGTGTCTTATGCCATAGCTTTGCTGAATGGAATTCGTTTATATGGAAGACCAATTAATGTACAGTATCGATTTG GGAGCTCTCGCTCTTCTGAACCAGCTAACCAAAGTTTTGAGAACTGTATTAAGATAAATTCACACAGCTACAG aaatgaagaagttGCGGGCAGAACTTCCTTTCCCATGCAGTTCTTTCCAATAAATACTGCAGCTTTACCTcaaggatattttttctttcagaagatG CAGTGGCCTGCGTATAATCCAGCCCTCCAGCTTCCTTACTATGAGATGGCAGCATCACTTCCTAATAGCACAGCTGCATCGTCTTCGCTTAATTGTGTTCCAGATCTGGAGGCTGGACCCAGCTCTTATGAACGGACTCACCAACAACCCAGTGACCCTGATCTTTATCAAACAAATAAACGAAAGCGGCAAAAACAAACCAGTGACAGTGATAGTAGCACAGAAAACAAGAGAGGAAATGAATATAGCCAAAAGTTCCGAAagtgtaagaaaaagaaaagattttag
- the RBM11 gene encoding splicing regulator RBM11 isoform X2 — protein sequence MFPPQEEADRTVFVGNLEARVREEILYELFLQAGPLTKVTICKDREGKPKTFGFVCFKHPESVSYAIALLNGIRLYGRPINVQYRFGSSRSSEPANQSFENCIKINSHSYRNEEVAGRTSFPMQFFPINTAALPQGYFFFQKMWPAYNPALQLPYYEMAASLPNSTAASSSLNCVPDLEAGPSSYERTHQQPSDPDLYQTNKRKRQKQTSDSDSSTENKRGNEYSQKFRKCKKKKRF from the exons ATGTTCCCGCCTCAGGAGGAGGCCGACAGGACGGTGTTTGTGGGGAATTTAGAGGCCCGAGTTCGGGAAGAGATTCTTTACGAGCTGTTCCTTCAG GCTGGGCCATTAACCAAAGTGACTATATgcaaagacagagaaggaaaaccGAAGACTTTTGGATTTGTCTGCTTTAAACATCCTGAATCGGTGTCTTATGCCATAGCTTTGCTGAATGGAATTCGTTTATATGGAAGACCAATTAATGTACAGTATCGATTTG GGAGCTCTCGCTCTTCTGAACCAGCTAACCAAAGTTTTGAGAACTGTATTAAGATAAATTCACACAGCTACAG aaatgaagaagttGCGGGCAGAACTTCCTTTCCCATGCAGTTCTTTCCAATAAATACTGCAGCTTTACCTcaaggatattttttctttcagaagatG TGGCCTGCGTATAATCCAGCCCTCCAGCTTCCTTACTATGAGATGGCAGCATCACTTCCTAATAGCACAGCTGCATCGTCTTCGCTTAATTGTGTTCCAGATCTGGAGGCTGGACCCAGCTCTTATGAACGGACTCACCAACAACCCAGTGACCCTGATCTTTATCAAACAAATAAACGAAAGCGGCAAAAACAAACCAGTGACAGTGATAGTAGCACAGAAAACAAGAGAGGAAATGAATATAGCCAAAAGTTCCGAAagtgtaagaaaaagaaaagattttag